The Vicia villosa cultivar HV-30 ecotype Madison, WI linkage group LG1, Vvil1.0, whole genome shotgun sequence genome includes a region encoding these proteins:
- the LOC131644319 gene encoding uncharacterized protein LOC131644319, which produces MMMSQSQSHHSRRMLPPVNTRKRKHNEADKPDKLDKPIASNKLLAGYLAHEFLTKGTLLGQKFDPELTRASIYPGSRAEASDVRKEHESYGEVASIMKMDGTHIKGIVNPTQLSQWIRM; this is translated from the coding sequence ATGATGATGAGTCAGAGTCAGAGTCACCATTCCCGTAGGATGTTGCCACCTGTCAACACGAGAAAGCGCAAACACAATGAAGCCGATAAGCCTGATAAGCTGGATAAGCCGATAGCTTCCAACAAGCTTCTAGCCGGCTATCTAGCTCACGAATTCTTGACGAAAGGGACTTTGCTTGGACAGAAGTTTGATCCTGAGCTAACCCGAGCCAGTATTTATCCCGGCTCGCGAGCCGAAGCTTCAGATGTGAGGAAGGAGCATGAGAGTTACGGTGAGGTAGCAAGCATAATGAAGATGGATGGGACCCACATAAAGGGAATTGTGAACCCCACACAGCTCTCCCAGTGGATTCGTATGTAA